TTACTATCCAAACCTTGTCCTTCCATCGACTTGAATTTCAGtaacattattaaaacattactAGCAACAGTAGTGCCCATCAGGCAGTCGTTTATGCACACAGGGCATTTCTTTTGATATATTTGAAGTGTCAAACAAGCAAAATCCATGATTGCCCAAAGGGCACTGCCTTCACTAGTAAATGTTTAGCTCAAATCAGAGCCCCAGTTTTGCTTGGTGTTCAATCAGTTCAGAAAGTCACACAAACGTGGATGGgctgctttgttttccaaattcaTTGGTGGGTCATATAATAGAAGGTCTTCATCTTCAATAGAAGAACTCTGGTCGGTGTTTACAAAGTTAGGGATGTTGAACTTTACAAGACCATGAATATCTTCTTCTACCTTAGAATTCCTAATGGTTTGCTGGATGATAATTCCACTGTCCGTGGCTATGTTCCTGTTCTTTATTCTCTCTGGCTGCTCAACTTCATTTATGTAGCAATGGAAGAGAGACCTTGATTCCTCTGTTATATTGCGAGAGAAAATTCTGTCAGTGTCCGCTTCAGTGGGCCTTCCAAAGTCAGCGACAAAGCTGTCCATTCTGAATTGTTTTTCTAGTGAATCAACAGttctacaaagaagaaaaaaagaacatatcAGCTGCAGTCACACATTAATATAACTGAAATGCTAACAGCTATATAACATATTGCACAAGGTAGTGCGAAGTGTGTAACGCTA
The genomic region above belongs to Xenopus laevis strain J_2021 chromosome 5L, Xenopus_laevis_v10.1, whole genome shotgun sequence and contains:
- the LOC121393539 gene encoding melanocortin-2 receptor accessory protein 2-like; this translates as MFFVLTLLAKTGAPHQETVDSLEKQFRMDSFVADFGRPTEADTDRIFSRNITEESRSLFHCYINEVEQPERIKNRNIATDSGIIIQQTIRNSKVEEDIHGLVKFNIPNFVNTDQSSSIEDEDLLLYDPPMNLENKAAHPRLCDFLN